The Maridesulfovibrio sp. genomic sequence CGGACTATGGGCAAGAAAGAAATTCTGCTTTTTACCCCGTTTTATAAGGGTGCACACGGGGAGCTTCTTTCTTCTGAAGAGGTGCTCAGTATTATTTCCCAGAATTCTCCGGTGATGATTTTCAGTGTCTGGGAATTCCTGCTCGGTCATGGGATTGTGGGAGGAAAACTTCTTTCCGGTACCGATCAGGGGCGTAAGGCCGCTGAAATGGTCCTGCATGTGCTCAAAACCGGAAAAATACCTGAGCAACGGGTGATCAAAGCCACTAATGAATACTATATGTTTGATTATAATGTTCTGGAAAGATTCAAGATTAGCAGTAGCCTGCTTCCCGAAGACAGTGTTATAATTAATGAGCCGGATTATTTTTATAAACTCGATAAGCAGGTCTTCTGGACCATTATTGTTTCCATTCTGGGATTGAGCCTTATTCTTGTCATGCTTGTTATTTCCATTCTCCAGCGCCGTAAGGTGGAAAAGCGCATAAAGGCTCAGCTCTCGTTTCAGGAAATCCTTATGGATACCATTCCGCTGTTGATCTGCTGGAAGGATAAGAGCCAGCGTTATCTTGGAGCCAACCATTCCTTTACCGATTTTTTCGGGCTGGGATCACCTTGGGCTCTGGTAGGACTTACCGATGCCGAAGTCGATGTTCACCGCAGATTTGCGGAGCAGGCTGCAGTATGGGAAAAGAAGGTCCTGCAGACCGGTAAACCGCGTATGGGTATTAACTGGTCGTTAATCCGTGAAGGCGAAGAACCGGTCTGGCTGGAAATCAATAAGGTCCCCCTTTATAATGAAAAAGGGGAGGTTGTCGGTACTCTCTCCACAGCGGAGGACGTAACCCGTAAGGTCAATCTTGAGAAACAGTTGCTGCAATCCCAGAAGATGGAGGCTATCGGTACACTGGCCGGGGGAATCGCCCATGATTTCAACAACATCTTGACATCAATTATGAACTCGGTGGAGTTGGCTTTAAGCGATATTGAGGAAGGGACCCTTACCTGGAAAGATCTTGACCGGGCCATAAAAGCCGCCCAGCGCGGCAGCCGGGTGGTTAAACAGATTCTGACCTTCAGCCGTCCTTCACAGGAAGGCTTCAAACCTACTGATATAGGTGAGGTCGTCAAGGAGACTGTCGATTTTATTAAGGCTTCACTGCCGCGAAATATTCGGGTATCAGCCCATGTGCCTGAAGGGGCACCGCTGGTCATGGCCGACCCGACCCAGATTCATCAGGTTATTATGAACCTGTGTACCAACTCTTTTCATGCACTGAAGGGCAGGGGCGGGCGTATTGATGTTGCCCTGACTACTGTGGAAGTGGAAGAAGAGCAGGCCCAGTTTATGCGAGTGGCTCCCGGAGATTATCTGCGGCTGGAGATTTCGGATGATGGGCCGGGTATTTCTGTTGAAATACTTGATAAAATTTTTGATCCATTCTTTACTACCAAAGGTAAGGCAGAAGGTACCGGTCTTGGGCTGGCTGTTGTGCATGGTCTGATCAAAGGGCATGGAGGCGGAATTTCCGTGAACAGCGTGCCGCATGTTAAGACCTGTTTTGAAATATTCCTTCCGGTAAAAGAGCAATTGGGGGATGTGGTCCGCAAGAAATACGGCGCGTTACCCCTGGGACAGGAAAATGTTCTCTTTGTTGAGGATGATGAAGACCAACTGGAAACCACACCCCGTATTCTGGAAAGCCTCGGCTATGACGTAACGGCCCTTGCTTCTCCGGAACAGGCGTTTAACCTGATAGTGGATGAGCCCGGACGGTTTGACCTGATGATAACCGATTACGATATGCCGCAGACGAATGGTCTTGAACTTGCCAGAATGGTTCAGGAAGTAGCTCCGCAAATGCCGATTCTGGTTGTTTCCGGCAGGCGCAATGTGCTCAGTTATGTGGCTGATGCCGAATACGATGTAAAAAGTGTCAGGAAGGTTTTGATGAAGCCGTACAATAAAACAATTATAGCTGACGCAATCAGAGAAGTTCTTTCTTCAACGGGGAACATAGATGGGTAACATTCTTATTATTGATGATGATGTGCAGGTCTGCGAAACTATTGAGAGTCTTATTGCCCGTGCTGGGCATGGGGCGGTTAGCGCCTATAACCTGAGGGACGGTCTTTCAAAGGTCAAGTCCGCTGAATTTGATCTTGTCTTTCTTGATATTTCCCTGCCGGACGGCAACGGGCTCGATTATCTGCACCAGGTCAAAGATTCCTCGGGGGACCCGGAAGTTATAATCCTGACCGGGAAGGGCGATGCTGACGGGGCGGAATTGGCCATTCAAGGTGGGGCCTGGGATTTTCTGGTCAAGCCTTCTTCTGTGAAGCAGATCACGCTCTCCATGCGCCGCGCACTTGAATTCCACAATGAAAAAAAGAATAAGGCTCAATGTGTTGCCCTTAATCTTGATAATATTGTCGGTAAAAGTACCGAAATAAAAATGTGTTATGATCTGGTGGCCCATGCTTCAGGTTCGGATGCCAACGTATTGGTTAATGGTGAAACCGGGACCGGTAAGGAGCTTTTTGCCCAGACCATCCATGAGAACTCCAAACGATCCAATAATAATTTTGTTGTGGTGGACTGTGCTTCGCTTACCGAAACTCTGGTGGAATCCACACTTTTCGGACACAAGCGCGGTTCATTTACCGGTGCGCAGTCTGACCGTAAGGGCCTGATTCCGCTGGCGGACAAAGGTACTCTTTTTCTCGACGAAGTAGGGGAGATGCCCCTTGCCGTCCAGAAATCCTTCCTGCGTGTTTTGCAGGAGCGTGCATACCGCCCGGTGGGTGAGAACCGGGAATTCAAGTCCGATTTCAGGCTTATTGCTGCGACCAACCGTGATCTCGAAGCCATGGTCAGCCGTGG encodes the following:
- a CDS encoding ATP-binding protein, which codes for MKHIFAVTLLIVSVFLASVALAESDKRNVLYLNSYQNGYKWSDEILEGVRSYFSESGMNIDMHIEYMDTKRFKGQEFMEILHSYYVFKYQKYKFSAIVVSDNNALNFMLRYRDTFFPGVPVIFCGINDFRPQVIAGLDNYCGVLENPDIKDNLDLALKINPEVRKVVVVGDQSVTSKAIREQIRQAEPLFKGILNFEYWNDMSLVDLLARSRTMGKKEILLFTPFYKGAHGELLSSEEVLSIISQNSPVMIFSVWEFLLGHGIVGGKLLSGTDQGRKAAEMVLHVLKTGKIPEQRVIKATNEYYMFDYNVLERFKISSSLLPEDSVIINEPDYFYKLDKQVFWTIIVSILGLSLILVMLVISILQRRKVEKRIKAQLSFQEILMDTIPLLICWKDKSQRYLGANHSFTDFFGLGSPWALVGLTDAEVDVHRRFAEQAAVWEKKVLQTGKPRMGINWSLIREGEEPVWLEINKVPLYNEKGEVVGTLSTAEDVTRKVNLEKQLLQSQKMEAIGTLAGGIAHDFNNILTSIMNSVELALSDIEEGTLTWKDLDRAIKAAQRGSRVVKQILTFSRPSQEGFKPTDIGEVVKETVDFIKASLPRNIRVSAHVPEGAPLVMADPTQIHQVIMNLCTNSFHALKGRGGRIDVALTTVEVEEEQAQFMRVAPGDYLRLEISDDGPGISVEILDKIFDPFFTTKGKAEGTGLGLAVVHGLIKGHGGGISVNSVPHVKTCFEIFLPVKEQLGDVVRKKYGALPLGQENVLFVEDDEDQLETTPRILESLGYDVTALASPEQAFNLIVDEPGRFDLMITDYDMPQTNGLELARMVQEVAPQMPILVVSGRRNVLSYVADAEYDVKSVRKVLMKPYNKTIIADAIREVLSSTGNIDG
- a CDS encoding sigma-54 dependent transcriptional regulator, with translation MGNILIIDDDVQVCETIESLIARAGHGAVSAYNLRDGLSKVKSAEFDLVFLDISLPDGNGLDYLHQVKDSSGDPEVIILTGKGDADGAELAIQGGAWDFLVKPSSVKQITLSMRRALEFHNEKKNKAQCVALNLDNIVGKSTEIKMCYDLVAHASGSDANVLVNGETGTGKELFAQTIHENSKRSNNNFVVVDCASLTETLVESTLFGHKRGSFTGAQSDRKGLIPLADKGTLFLDEVGEMPLAVQKSFLRVLQERAYRPVGENREFKSDFRLIAATNRDLEAMVSRGDFRQDLLYRIQTIHIHLPPLRDREGDIRELTSFHLSRLSSQYGVPPKVASSDFYDVLDNYDWPGNVRQLFNVVEQAFVAAGSGNTIYAMHLSDALRIKLAKSNLKKKSRSDQDEAQQASAQRLETVSEKKDKRELNNNSVFNRAVSEILTEDLPPLKVFKGMAERKYLEELLLRHQGDTASILKISGLSRSHFYALLKKHGIND